A genomic stretch from Streptomyces venezuelae ATCC 10712 includes:
- a CDS encoding GNAT family N-acetyltransferase — MILRPATRAELPAVLALLADEERLVDPASVTVTEPYERAFADIAADPRNEMLVLTDGELVLGCLQLTYIPGLGKGGAERALIEAVRIRADRRGGGLGRELMERAVARAKQRGCALVQLTSDKRRTDAHRFYASLGFARSHDGFKLAL; from the coding sequence GTGATCCTCCGCCCCGCCACCCGCGCCGAACTGCCCGCCGTCCTCGCCCTCCTGGCCGACGAGGAGAGGCTCGTCGACCCCGCCTCCGTCACCGTCACCGAGCCCTACGAGCGGGCCTTCGCCGACATCGCGGCCGATCCCCGCAACGAGATGCTGGTCCTGACGGACGGCGAACTCGTCCTCGGCTGCCTGCAGCTCACGTACATCCCCGGACTCGGCAAGGGCGGTGCCGAGCGGGCCCTGATCGAGGCGGTCCGGATCAGGGCCGACCGGCGCGGCGGCGGTCTCGGCCGGGAGCTGATGGAGCGTGCCGTGGCGCGTGCGAAGCAGCGGGGCTGCGCGCTCGTCCAGCTGACCAGCGACAAGCGGCGGACCGACGCCCACCGCTTCTACGCCTCGCTGGGCTTCGCGCGCAGCCACGACGGCTTCAAGCTGGCCCTCTGA
- a CDS encoding SDR family NAD(P)-dependent oxidoreductase produces MSSHSTDDARRVALVTGSSSGIGAAVARRLAEAGYRVVVNSARSVEAGTRLAAELPGAVYLRADVSDEAQAKDLVERTVDTLGRLDLLVNCAGTTRFIPHDDLEAATPEIWRHLYDVNVIGVWQTVTAAVPHLRRTRGAIVNVSSQAGVRPGGSSIPYAVSKAAVNHMTKLLAKTLGPDVRVNAVAPGLVDTPWFDGVDGADAAKAHVADVVPLRRVGRAEDIAGAVHDLAHSSYITGEVLLVDGGGHLLG; encoded by the coding sequence ATGAGCTCGCACAGCACGGACGACGCCCGCCGCGTCGCCCTCGTCACCGGATCCTCCTCGGGCATCGGCGCCGCCGTCGCCCGCCGCCTCGCCGAGGCCGGCTACCGGGTCGTCGTCAACTCCGCCCGCTCCGTCGAGGCCGGAACCCGGCTCGCCGCCGAACTGCCCGGCGCCGTCTACCTCCGGGCGGACGTCTCCGACGAGGCCCAGGCCAAGGACCTCGTCGAGCGGACCGTGGACACCCTCGGCCGCCTCGACCTCCTGGTCAACTGCGCCGGCACCACCCGGTTCATCCCGCACGACGACCTCGAAGCCGCCACGCCCGAGATCTGGCGCCACCTCTACGACGTCAACGTCATCGGGGTCTGGCAGACCGTCACCGCCGCCGTCCCGCACCTGCGCAGGACCCGCGGCGCCATCGTCAACGTCTCCTCCCAGGCCGGTGTCCGGCCCGGCGGCAGCTCCATCCCGTACGCCGTCTCCAAGGCGGCCGTCAACCACATGACGAAGCTCCTCGCCAAGACCCTCGGCCCCGACGTCCGGGTCAACGCGGTCGCGCCCGGACTCGTCGACACCCCCTGGTTCGACGGGGTGGACGGCGCCGACGCCGCCAAGGCGCACGTCGCGGACGTCGTCCCGCTGCGCCGGGTCGGCCGCGCCGAGGACATCGCCGGGGCCGTCCACGACCTGGCCCACTCCTCGTACATCACCGGCGAGGTGCTCCTCGTCGACGGCGGCGGGCACCTCCTCGGCTAG
- the dapA gene encoding 4-hydroxy-tetrahydrodipicolinate synthase, with the protein MTSARPFGRALCAMVTPFTPDGALDLDEAAKLAARLVGEGCDGLVLNGTTGESPTTTDAEKAALVRAVRAAVGPGPSVLTGVGTADTRHTAELARQAEQAGADGLLVVTPYYSRPPQPAVEAHFRRVADATGLPVMVYDIPGRTGTRVEPATMRRLAEHPRIVAVKDCSYDLLSSARLIAETGLAYYSGSEETNLPLYAVGGAGYVSTVANVAPRQLRAVLDAFDAGDTAAATRLNARLLPLAERMMAAGLPGTVTVKALLGGPVREPLQPADRETADGLRELYEALIRPDQAESVV; encoded by the coding sequence ATGACTTCTGCACGACCTTTCGGCCGGGCGCTCTGCGCGATGGTCACCCCGTTCACCCCCGACGGTGCGCTCGACCTCGACGAGGCGGCGAAGCTGGCCGCCCGACTGGTCGGCGAGGGCTGCGACGGCCTCGTCCTCAACGGCACCACCGGCGAGTCGCCGACCACCACCGACGCCGAGAAGGCCGCCCTGGTCCGCGCCGTCCGCGCGGCCGTCGGGCCCGGGCCCTCGGTCCTGACGGGCGTCGGGACCGCCGACACCCGGCACACCGCCGAACTGGCCCGGCAGGCCGAGCAGGCGGGGGCGGACGGACTGCTCGTCGTCACCCCGTACTACAGCCGCCCGCCGCAGCCCGCCGTCGAGGCGCACTTCCGGCGCGTCGCGGACGCGACCGGACTCCCGGTGATGGTCTACGACATCCCCGGCCGCACCGGCACCCGCGTCGAGCCGGCCACGATGCGGCGGCTCGCCGAGCACCCGCGGATCGTGGCGGTGAAGGACTGCTCGTACGACCTGCTGAGCTCCGCCCGGCTGATCGCGGAGACGGGACTGGCGTACTACTCGGGCTCCGAGGAGACGAACCTGCCGCTGTACGCGGTCGGCGGCGCCGGCTACGTCAGCACGGTGGCGAACGTGGCACCCCGTCAGCTGCGGGCCGTCCTCGACGCCTTCGACGCCGGCGACACCGCGGCGGCCACCCGGCTCAACGCCCGGCTCCTGCCGCTCGCCGAACGGATGATGGCCGCGGGCCTGCCGGGCACGGTCACCGTCAAGGCCCTCCTCGGCGGCCCGGTCCGCGAACCGCTGCAGCCCGCCGACCGGGAGACGGCCGACGGGCTGCGCGAGCTGTACGAGGCGCTGATCCGTCCGGATCAGGCGGAGTCGGTCGTGTAG
- the dapD gene encoding 2,3,4,5-tetrahydropyridine-2,6-dicarboxylate N-succinyltransferase gives MTTAPRATGAVAAGLATIAGDGTVLDTWFPAPELTEAPGPAGTERLTPDEAVNALGEGAAKALGVDARRGVEVVAVRTVIASLDEKPLDAHDAYLRLHLLSHRLVQPHGQSLDGVFGLLANVAWTSLGPVAVDDIEKVRLNARAEGLHLQVTSIDKFPRMTDYVVPAGVRIADADRVRLGAHLAAGTTVMHEGFVNFNAGTLGTSMVEGRISAGVVVGNGSDIGGGASTMGTLSGGGNVVISIGERCLIGAEAGVGIALGDECVVEAGLYVTAGTRVSMPDGQIVKARELSGASNILFRRNSVTGAVEARPNNAVWGGLNDILHSHN, from the coding sequence ATGACCACTGCTCCTCGCGCCACCGGCGCCGTCGCCGCCGGCCTCGCCACCATCGCCGGCGACGGCACCGTTCTCGACACCTGGTTCCCCGCCCCCGAGCTGACCGAGGCGCCCGGCCCGGCCGGCACCGAGCGGCTCACCCCCGACGAGGCCGTGAACGCCCTCGGTGAAGGCGCCGCCAAGGCCCTCGGCGTGGACGCCCGCCGGGGCGTCGAGGTGGTCGCCGTCCGTACCGTCATCGCCTCGCTCGACGAGAAGCCGCTCGACGCGCACGACGCCTACCTCCGCCTCCACCTCCTCAGCCACCGGCTCGTCCAGCCGCACGGCCAGAGCCTGGACGGCGTCTTCGGCCTGCTCGCCAACGTCGCCTGGACCTCGCTGGGTCCGGTCGCCGTGGACGACATCGAGAAGGTCCGCCTCAACGCCCGCGCCGAGGGCCTGCACCTCCAGGTGACCTCCATCGACAAGTTCCCGCGCATGACCGACTACGTCGTACCCGCCGGGGTCCGGATCGCCGACGCCGACCGCGTCCGGCTCGGCGCCCACCTCGCGGCCGGCACCACCGTCATGCACGAGGGCTTCGTCAACTTCAACGCCGGCACCCTCGGCACCTCGATGGTCGAGGGCCGGATCTCGGCCGGCGTCGTCGTGGGCAACGGCTCGGACATCGGTGGCGGCGCCTCCACCATGGGCACCCTCTCGGGCGGCGGCAACGTCGTCATCTCGATCGGCGAGCGCTGCCTGATCGGCGCCGAGGCGGGCGTCGGCATCGCGCTCGGTGACGAGTGCGTCGTCGAGGCCGGCCTGTACGTCACCGCCGGCACCCGGGTGTCGATGCCCGACGGCCAGATCGTGAAGGCCCGCGAGCTCTCCGGCGCCTCGAACATCCTGTTCCGCCGCAACTCGGTCACCGGCGCCGTCGAGGCCCGCCCGAACAACGCGGTCTGGGGCGGCCTGAACGACATCCTCCACAGCCACAACTGA